The following are from one region of the Aspergillus chevalieri M1 DNA, chromosome 1, nearly complete sequence genome:
- the vosA gene encoding protein vosA (COG:S;~EggNog:ENOG410PQQK;~InterPro:IPR038491,IPR021740,IPR037525), with amino-acid sequence MSAPAFSDATLTRESQSSDFELTIRQQPERARVAGGKEKERKPVDPPPIVQLRVREEGTYLAQHYLQSPYYFMCCSLWDATEDQAVPVPPSTALAGTLVSSLHRLKDVDNNDGGFFVFGDLSVKLEGDFRLKFTLFEMRKDNVACLKYIVSERFTVSPPKSFPGMGESTFLSRSFADQGVKLRIRKEPRALMKRPVPRPEEYPQPLPPRSPDRSSMSIPGTAFAGYPSRDYTYMQPGPAKRQRTSSIDYGTYPQAATMYPNQPGAYQTPILQGYNPGVADFRQGGPAAITPSPYGSPEESMLGVRPGSRYVQPSYPAFTDAYGLPSAQVPTLPDRSSQQATMQSLGMQPGTPTADPTAAMMPQSYARPQYQPNTLPPLSRLPQTTNGGATRGYFEQPSHGTTPILPSQQPIATNEERYSAAPGATGFEPPGSSNGTPR; translated from the exons ATGAGTGCGCCGGCCTTTTCGGACGCCACTCTTACTCGTGAATCCCAAAG TTCTGACTTTGAATTGACCATTCGCCAGCAGCCTGAACGGGCGCGCGTGGCTGGTGGGAAAGAGAAAG AGCGGAAGCCCGTTGATCCTCCACCGATTGTTCAACTTCGCGTGAGAGAGGAGGGCACTTACCTTGCTCA GCACTACTTGCAAAGTCCTTATTATTTCATGTGCTGCAGCTTATGGGATGCAACGGAAGATCAAGCGGTTCCCGTTCCGCCGTCGACTGCATTAGCAGGAACCTTGGTCTCTTCCCTTCATCGCTTAAAAGACGTGGACAATAATG ATGGAGGATTTTTCGTGTTTGGGGACTTGTCTGTCAAGCTCGAGGGCGATTTTCGTCTCAAATTCACTCTGTTCGAAATGCGAAA GGACAACGTGGCTTGCTTGAAGTACATCGTTTCTGAGCGTTTCACTG TATCACCACCCAAAAGCTTCCCGGGTATGGGAGAGTCGACATTCTTGTCTAGGTCTTTCGCGGACCAGGGTGTGAAGTTAAGAATACGCAAAGAACCTCGAGCGCTCAT GAAACGGCCGGTTCCACGACCTGAGGAGTACCCCCagcctctccctcctcgctCACCAGACCGCTCGTCGATGTCGATACCAGGGACTGCTTTTGCCGGCTATCCAAGTCGAGACTACACCTACATGCAGCCGGGACCGGCCAAACGTCAGCGTACTTCGTCAATTGACTACGGCACGTATCCGCAGGCTGCGACCATGTACCCGAATCAGCCGGGAGCTTATCAAACGCCGATCTTACAGGGCTACAACCCAGGGGTAGCGGATTTTCGTCAAGGAGGGCCTGCTGCGATAACTCCGTCACCGTACGGCTCTCCGGAGGAATCTATGCTGGGAGTGAGACCGGGTTCCAGATATGTGCAGCCTTCTTACCCTGCTTTTACCGACGCATACGGTCTCCCGTCCGCACAAGTTCCCACGTTGCCGGATCGGTCCAGTCAACAAGCTACTATGCAATCTTTGGGGATGCAGCCTGGCACTCCG ACCGCAGATCCTACAGCAGCGATGATGCCTCAGAGTTACGCTCGGCCACAGTATCAGCCAAACACCTTGCCTCCATTGAGCCGCCTTCCTCAAACCACAAACGGTGGAGCCACACGAGGGTATTTCGAACAACCGTCCCATGGAACCACCCCTATTCTTCCGTCACAACAGCCCATTGCTACAAATGAAGAACGGTATAGTGCTGCGCCGGGTGCGACAGGCTTTGAGCCTCCTGGTTCATCTAATGGGACGCCCAGATAA
- a CDS encoding NADH dehydrogenase [ubiquinone] 1 alpha subcomplex subunit 1 (COG:S;~EggNog:ENOG410PR9C;~InterPro:IPR017384;~PFAM:PF15879;~TransMembrane:1 (o12-32i)): MGVPFEALIPYGIIITMFGVTGAGLTAVKYFSNDGKKARWNKDLWDRQMMERDLRLTGNLRGQSSNAVAPKGFEVNNPWKLEKRIF; encoded by the exons ATGGGTGTTCCTTTCGAGGCCCTGATTCCCTATGGAATCATCATCACG ATGTTCGGCGTCACCGGAGCCGGTCTGACTGCTGTCAAATACTTCTCGAACGATGGAAAGAAGGCGCGGTGGAACAAGGATCTGTGGGACAGA CAAA TGATGGAAAGGGACCTCAGACTTACAGGGAATCTGAGAGGCCAATCCAGCAATGCCGTGGCTCCAAAGGGATTCGAAGTCAACAACCCGTGGAAG CTCGAGAAACGGATCTTCTAA
- a CDS encoding putative histone acetyltransferase (COG:B;~EggNog:ENOG410PIDK;~InterPro:IPR036388,IPR019787,IPR016181,IPR011011, IPR040706,IPR001965,IPR002717;~PFAM:PF01853,PF16866,PF17772;~go_function: GO:0004402 - histone acetyltransferase activity [Evidence IEA];~go_process: GO:0006355 - regulation of transcription, DNA-templated [Evidence IEA];~go_process: GO:0016573 - histone acetylation [Evidence IEA]), whose amino-acid sequence MLNLATALTSTMPATMPPANEAPVMDPPTDAMDSDQDAEGEEETDFYHMDQQLQNAVHRAYSGEAAGEGTKVDDDRDAEGEPDIEAVMDGDNDETEPVGAVKLPDEAAQSSDNDEDVDAEAEADPAFEHQSGSDNDGSESSSQASDEEWEAESNGHEDAEAEIPSRSNCIFCGQDEDHDPSEEYEEYLTCTVCGDHSHRQCAREQEALHEGDDASQWRCLTCARENLEPGAPESSGQRLRRKNMSKELLPAHTGDEGSGFHSIFNTLSVDESLLSSSRSLRKRKTLSVEAEEHTPVLRKRSRQTSLRSERAASRDQEFESTEATGDGAAEESPVRTRSRRGRPVIKERCHVVSKQFEKLVVSFNLPPSKLSKVVSSHQRSRTRARRTPKPPTVIQEPQAHFAPITTTTPYISPFYSFTDREMDESKTKPYGGILSEADADTTKTLPAQLDRERFEVARQKAEEEWQRRVKEAEDNGEAVQSASQKVSGPPSKIKYINFGGYEIETWYAAPYPEEYSRNRVLYICEFCLKYMNSDFVAWRHRLKCPAKHPPGDEIYRESSISIFEVDGRKHPVYCQNLCLLAKLFLGSKTLYYDVEPFLFYVMTEFDDLGCHFVGYFSKEKRPSSANNVSCILTLPIHQRKGYGNLLIDFSYLLTRIEGKTGSPEKPLSDMGLVSYRNYWRLILSYHLRDQKGTLSIADLSERTGMTADDIVSGLEGLRALVRDPITKTYALRLDYKYFDECVRNWESKGYVQLNPDALVWTPYIMGRSNQSHFDRAPLHAVAPREGLEDEGEAGASSVNDDNSVELSKTKDGSIPAANGAGDETASASFLSSANGLHPLSTAPEGSSTPAETTTENNPAVGIPPTRFEIWPPIQAPVFKRRPGRPFGSKNSYNRGYFITPTTARTVGRGTPRKASTLTSETPTANPSSARRGRSAIFADSPAAESADAKANGDEVDQRQPVEETAGEGRQGTGPLPDAPAETKTKDTNYAEGGGESIGTNGTNHADSSVENAKTPEANPPETPRGRSSETKSKLPRSGNRKPAFLEKVSVVISSAEKPNVSGENRVNGTDINRNA is encoded by the exons ATGCTCAATCTGGCGACTGCACTGACATCCACCATGCCGGCGACTATGCCGCCGGCCAACGAGGCTCCGGTCATGGACCCGCCAACCGATGCGATGGACAGTGACCAAGATgcagagggagaagaggaaacaGATTTCTATCACATGGATCAACAACTTCAGAATGCGGTTCATCGCGCCTATTCGGGAGAGGCAGCGGGTGAAGGTACAAAAGTCGACGACGATAGGGATGCGGAAGGCGAACCAGATATTGAAGCAGTCATGGATGGCGATAACGATGAGACGGAACCCGTTGGCGCCGTGAAACTGCCTGATGAGGCCGCCCAATCTTCTGATAATGACGAGGATGTCGACGCTGAGGCCGAAGCCGATCCAGCGTTTGAACATCAGAGTGGTAGTGATAATGACGGATCTGAATCCAGCAGTCAAGCTTCAGACGAAGAGTGGGAAGCAGAAAGCAACGGTCATGAGGATGCGGAGGCGGAAATCCCATCTCGCAGTAATTGCAT ATTCTGTGGCCAAGATGAAGACCATGATCCTAGCGAAGAGTATGAAGAGTATCTAACCTGCACAGTTTGCGGTGATCACT CTCATCGGCAATGTGCTCGTGAACAGGAAGCTTTGCACGAAGGAGATG ATGCCAGCCAATGGCGATGCCTTACTTGCGCACGAGAAAACTTGGAACCGGGTGCCCCCGAGAGCAGTGGCCAAAGACTCCGACGGAAGAACATGTCTAAAGAGCTTCTACCAGCACATACTGGAGACGAAGGCTCTGGTTTCCATTCTATTTTCAATACATTGTCTGTCGATGAAAGTTTGTTGAGCAGCTCACGATCTCTGcgaaaaagaaagacactGTCAGTCGAGGCTGAAGAGCACACGCCCGTGCTTCGAAAACGTTCACGGCAAACATCGCTCCGCTCTGAGCGTGCGGCCTCGAGGGACCAAGAATTTGAGAGCACTGAGGCGACAGGTGATGGTGCCGCTGAAGAATCGCCCGTTCGGACGCGATCGCGGCGTGGACGCCCAGTGATTAAAGAAAGATGCCATGTGGTATCAAAACAGTTTGAAAAACTCGTCGTCAGTTTCAATCTGCCACCAAGCAAGCTCTCTAAAGTCGTCAGCTCCCACCAGCGGTCACGTACTCGGGCCAGAAGGACCCCGAAGCCGCCGACGGTCATCCAGGAACCGCAAGCTCATTTTGCTCCTATCACAACCACCACGCCTTATATTTCCCCATTTTACTCTTTTACCGACCGTGAGATGGACGAATCAAAAACCAAACCATATGGTGGTATCTTGTCTGAAGCTGATGCCGATACCACCAAGACTCTTCCAGCACAACTTGACCGAGAACGATTTGAGGTAGCTCGACAGAAGGCCGAAGAAGAATGGCAAAGAAGGGTGAAAGAAGCCGAGGATAACGGAGAAGCTGTTCAAAGTGCCTCGCAGAAGGTTTCAGGTCCTCCATCCAAAATCAAATATATCAATTTTGGCGGCTATGAGATTGAGACCTGGTACGCGGCACCATATCCGGAAGAATACAGTCGCAACCGAGTACTCTATATTTGTGAGTTCTGCTTGAAATACATGAATTCGGATTTCGTTGCGTGGCGTCACCGGCTCAAGTGTCCTGCCAAACACCCACCGGGCGATGAGATCTACCGCGAAAGCTCCATCTCGATATTCGAAGTGGATGGGCGGAAGCATCCGGTCTATTGTCAAAACCTGTGCTTGCTAGCCAAGTTGTTCTTGGGCTCCAAGACACTTTATTACGATGTCGAGCCGTTTTTGTTCTACGTCATGACGGAATTCGACGACTTGGGCTGTCACTTCGTCGGTTATTTCAGCAAAGAAAAACGACCCAGTTCAGCAAACAACGTTTCTTGTATTCTCACATTGCCAATTCACCAGCGAAAGGGCTACGGGAACCTCCTTATCGACTTCTCCTATCTTCTGACCCGCATTGAAGGCAAGACCGGTTCCCCGGAGAAACCGCTTTCTGATATGGGTTTGGTATCTTATCGGAACTACTGGCGACTGATATTATCATATCACCTACGTGATCAGAAGGGCACGCTTAGCATTGCGGACCTGTCTGAGCGGACAGGAATGACCGCAGACGACATTGTGTCTGGGTTGGAAGGGTTGCGTGCGCTCGTCAGAGACCCTATTACCAAGACCTACGCATTACGTCTTGACTATAAGTACTTTGACGAATGTGTACGGAACTGGGAGAGCAAAGGCTACGTTCAGCTCAATCCGGATGCACTGGTCTGGACACCGTATATTATGGGCCGAAGCAACCAGTCACATTTCGATCGTGCACCATTGCACGCCGTCGCTCCACGAGAAGGCTTGGAAGATGAAGGTGAGGCAGGGGCATCGTCAGTCAATGATGATAACTCAGTGGAGCTATCAAAAACAAAGGATGGTTCCATCCCGGCAGCGAATGGAGCTGGAGATGAGACTGCGTCAGCAAGCTTCTTATCCAGTGCTAACGGTCTCCATCCGCTGTCTACTGCCCCTGAGGGTTCAAGCACTCCGGCAGAGACTACAACAGAGAATAACCCTGCCGTGGGGATACCGCCGACGCGGTTTGAGATTTGGCCCCCTATCCAGGCGCCCGTGTTTAAACGACGCCCTGGTCGACCGTTTGGCAGCAAGAATTCGTACAATCGTGGCTACTTTATTACTCCAACAACGGCTCGAACAGTTGGCCGTGGCACACCTAGGAAAGCAAGCACGTTGACGTCGGAGACTCCAACGGCTAATCCGTCGAGTGCCCGTCGCGGTCGCAGCGCAATTTTCGCGGATTCTCCCGCAGCAGAATCGGCAGATGCGAAGGCCAACGGGGACGAGGTAGATCAACGACAACCAGTGGAGGAAACAGCCGGCGAAGGACGGCAGGGAACCGGTCCCCTTCCAGACGCACCGGCAGAAACCAAAACGAAGGACACGAATTATGCTGAAGGTGGTGGAGAGTCGATCGGAACTAATGGCACGAACCATGCAGATAGCTCTGTGGAAAATGCAAAAACGCCCGAGGCTAACCCCCCAGAGACTCCAAGGGGAAGGAGCTCGGAAACCAAGTCCAAACTGCCTAGGTCGGGTAATCGGAAACCGGCCTTCTTGGAAAAGGTCTCGGTCGTCATTTCTTCTGCGGAGAAGCCCAATGTCTCAGGTGAGAACAGGGTTAATGGGACCGACATTAATAGAAACGCGTGA
- a CDS encoding RraA family protein (COG:H;~EggNog:ENOG410PNN2;~InterPro:IPR005493,IPR036704;~PFAM:PF03737) encodes MEYPLRFTSRVRLSCISSQPFTAIRTPRFTPGTRRTMASIEQKIKTLQDYCACDVSDALLKIQKLPEGATPRAGHLADFTPFSPTLGRNTTSPKIIAPASTFKFIPKTTTSFPHEVGRLLSSPEHSFPSGTHWVDHAEPNTIAIIDQPPHQNCAVLGGIMAVRMKYLGVKGAVVNGRVRDLSEITGCALPVWAQGTSTVGSGAEAKPGLRNVPVDVGGVTVKPGDIIFCDPLEGVVAIPSELLDQVLEVMPKLVAMDDNVKEAVLQGETVNDAFKKFRTKL; translated from the exons ATGGAATATCCCCTAAGATTTACTTCCAGAGTCAGGCTATCTTGTATATCATCCCAGCCTTTCACAGCCATCCGTACGCCACGCTTTACGCCAGGAACACGCCGCACCATGGCTTCGATCGAGCAGAAGATCAAGACACTGCAGGATTACTGTGCTTGTGAC GTATCAGACGCCCTCCTCAAAATCCAGAAGCTCCCGGAAGGTGCTACACCACGAGCCGGCCATCTCGCTGATTTCA CTCCCTTCTCACCCACCCTCGGTCGCAACACTACCTCACCCAAAATAATCGCCCCCGCAAGCACCTTCAAATTCATTCCCAAAACAACCACCTCCTTCCCCCACGAAGTAGGTCGTCTACTGTCATCCCCCGAACACAGCTTCCCCAGCGGCACCCACTGGGTCGACCACGCCGAACCCAACACAATCGCCATCATCGACCAACCCCCGCATCAGAACTGCGCCGTTCTGGGCGGTATCATGGCCGTGCGGATGAAGTATCTCGGTGTGAAGGGCGCGGTTGTGAATGGACGTGTGAGGGATTTAAGTGAGATTACGGGGTGTGCGTTGCCAGTTTGGGCGCAGGGGACCTCGACGGTGGGGAGTGGAGCGGAGGCAAAGCCGGGGTTGAGGAATGTGCCAGTTGATGTTGGGGGTGTTACTGTGAAGCCG GGTGATATTATCTTCTGTGATCCGTTGGAAGGGGTTGTGGCTATTCCAAGCGAGTTGCTGGATCAGGTGTTGGAGGTTATGCCGAAGTTGGTTGCTATGGATGATAATGTTAAGGAGGCAGTGTTGCAGGGGGAGACGGTTAATGATGCTTTCAAGAAGTTTAGGACTAAGCTTTAG
- the NAT1 gene encoding N-terminal acetyltransferase (COG:Q;~EggNog:ENOG410PKHI;~InterPro:IPR001447,IPR038765;~go_function: GO:0016407 - acetyltransferase activity [Evidence IEA]) has product MFSPLSHIVLIATIDGEEYIVDVGFGTNCAMRPIPLKENTIMPCIATAEMRLIRDSLDECTDESQRVWIYQVRYTPRSDWISNFCFSEAEFLPRDFKLLNFYESASK; this is encoded by the exons ATGTTTTCGCCGTT ATCACATATAGTGCTTATTGCAACAATTGACGGGGAGGAATACATA GTAGATGTTGGTTTCGGGACCAATTGCGCAATGCGTCCAATTCCTCTCAAAGAGAATACCATCATGCCGTGCATCGCAACAGCTGAGATGCGCCTGATCCGAGACAGTCTTGACGAATGCACCGATGAAAGCCAGCGCGTTTGGATCTACCAGGTTCGGTATACGCCGCGAAGTGACTGGATCTCAAACTTCTGCTTCTCCGAGGCCGAGTTCCTACCCCGGGATTTCAAGCTCCTTAACTTCTATGAGTCAGCATCCAAGTAG
- the NRK1 gene encoding ribosylnicotinamide kinase (BUSCO:EOG09264DMU;~COG:F;~EggNog:ENOG410PNJS;~InterPro:IPR027417,IPR026681;~go_function: GO:0050262 - ribosylnicotinamide kinase activity [Evidence IEA];~go_process: GO:0034356 - NAD biosynthesis via nicotinamide riboside salvage pathway [Evidence IEA]): MTSQALVIGISGPSSSGKTTLARLLQRIFSPTLSKTFIVHEDDFYVPDNQIPYTTTPSGKTLQDWDCVEALDINHLSKALVHIHSTGSLPENLKSIQDLNEEADSGVSLETVQRLRGYVEGRLSTSSTGKSEGGGRKRTLAFLEGILLYAPEPDKGHLLRPVHDNIDVRLFLPAAYEDVKTRREARSGYVTSGPAQEPPLPQRNSASDGSGEGGEGQQTFWEDPPGYVDDIVWPHYVRDHAWLLVPEGEQDVDTVELVKKAGSGTNVRTDVGIAVAPGQGSRPMTDILTWAVEEVLRCWEHVQ; encoded by the exons ATGACCTCCCAAGCCCTCGTAATCGGCATATCCGGCCCCTCCTCCAGCGGCAAAACGACTCTCGCCCGCTTACTCCAGCGCATCTTCTCCCCGACACTCTCCAAGACATTTATCGTCCATGAGGATGATTTCTATGTTCCTGATAATCA GATACCGTACACAACAACCCCCTCCGGCAAAACGCTGCAAGACTGGGACTGTGTCGAGGCACTCGACATCAATCACCTCAGTAAAGCACTTGTACATATCCACAGCACGGGGTCGCTCCCGGAGAATCTGAAGAGTATCCAGGATCTCAATGAGGAGGCTGATTCGGGAGTTAGTCTTGAGACCGTTCAACGGTTGAGGGGGTATGTTGAGGGACGGTTATCTACTTCCTCTACGGGTAAGAGTGAGGGTGGTGGGAGGAAGCGGACGTTGGCATTTCTAGAAGGAATCCTTCTGTACGCGCCTGAACCCGATAAAGgacatcttcttcgtcctGTACATGATAATATCGATGTGCGATTATTCCTCCCCGCCGCGTATGAAGATGTCAAGACAAGAAGAGAGGCGAGATCGGGGTATGTGACGTCTGGACCTGCGCAGGAACCGCCGCTGCCGCAGAGGAATTCGGCGTCGGATGGGAGTGGGGAAGGAGGGGAGGGTCAGCAGACTTTTTGGGAGGATCCGCCAGGGTATGTGGATGATATCGTCTGGCCGCATTATGTGCGGGATCATGCGTGGCTGTTGGTGCCGGAGGGTGAGCAGGATGTGGATACCGTGGAATTGGTTAAAAAGGCAGGGAGTGGGACGAATGTGAGGACGGATGTTGGGATTGCTGTTGCTCCGGGACAGGGGAGTAGACCTATGACTGATATTTTGACTTGGGCTGTGGAGGAAGTGTTGAGGTGCTGGGAACATGTACAATAG
- a CDS encoding uncharacterized protein (COG:S;~EggNog:ENOG410Q2P3;~TransMembrane:1 (o854-874i)): MESRPLKTKNASDLFRRGPADFNNLEIRSTWSGKVDEPADLQISFHVICTPNTQLPLLNLRPSYISLVKTSVRCLASESGNGESRETPPRSPLFAFAAPLAFSAPVSDDDDGGESSVYDECWDKDGPSGLSVIHEEDEFLEMELPEPESDPEPLDEDGGLDEEPPVSVSVPKTSSTHASVSETGLSELGLTRYPEDAGESGKHTVQGEQESEKRDRRDSALSLFQLSPLSDYPPELPYEEFNFSRSLGKRSATDACLSDHEQDMEEKRTHRRNVSTHSSGSLCSIGIDFATLTGEIKSQTRHTSDSIEGAPGRHSNRLSLIPERVSMGGLPPEQQQHSEVDNSHQEETDVKDNSQEKEESTDSIEKSIPDTSVPEAVATGDVGAQLIVEELDTQTKIASDELLISSDTDEDTPSESEEDGLELGSPTPVRSSNPVIPPTPTSLTDTVAHNGVTSHTKTEKDVEEVPRTPKSASDGHPGAKGTPTKDEEDDDPGSPTPVRPTRLIIPPTKPLANEDTKSPSMSSSTDVAYPESESFQHVTSEPELDLNDGILLVSNPPQANYLTYKISITVSVCLQKGKLHGWHDLVIPGLPRLRNGESGYLIFLLPDSCGMEFRTTNFRRNKFVENCFFAEFAISGDLVIPLRVCDLRSYGIVKDFTVDYELLTDHDVSNGNKVSVAYNAVCELKLPNRRIWADKCCFFLDIEGGPEGFYQYELDQPCTKFPIIYLASWDRPVGVAHVQITCPLKILEMFCITWDVKDLTRLETKWIPRIYPGSTGVNGQERQSLRKKFVDALGAANCYEFVEAEYDDTDVEDSDPEVSLHYAFWNDDASQDKEVDKISGEKGSPRLQVKLSPLVLWLVMVIVAMTVTLILRAFDPMGRSWSMESTANATHVGARNDQTYHTNANEEYHLSNDTSVDNSHGDGLSANGTLNIDQDSSEYEAPNEGEKAALETSSALRDSDVKPDESDQPDSGVKPGTSATKLPFRDRVDYLLGWKGPTSQSRDEVS; the protein is encoded by the exons ATGGAGAGTCGCCCACTGAAGACCAAGAACGCGAGCGACCTCTTCCGTCGAGGACCAGCAGACTTCAACAATCTAGAGATCCGAAGCACATGGAGCGGCAAAGTTGATGAGCCTGCGGATCTCCAGATATCGTTCCAT GTTATATGCACCCCAAATACGCAGCTCCCTCTCCTGAATCTCCGACCGTCGTATATATCACTCGTCAAGACGTCCGTTCGTTGTCTCGCTTCTGAATCGGGCAACGGGGAGTCAAGAGAAACCCCTCCGCGAAGTCCGTTATTTGCGTTCGCTGCTCCGCTTGCGTTCTCTGCGCCGGTttctgatgatgatgacggagGGGAGAGCTCTGTTTACGATGAATGTTGGGATAAAGATGGGCCGTCGGGCTTATCTGTTATacatgaggaggatgagttCTTGGAGATGGAATTGCCAGAGCCGGAGTCAGACCCAGAGCCATTGGATGAGGACGGTGGCCTTGATGAAGAGCCTCCTGTTTCAGTATCCGTTCCGAAAACTTCCAGTACCCATGCCTCAGTTTCTGAGACGGGATTGTCTGAACTAGGTTTGACGCGGTACCCTGAGGACGCGGGGGAGTCGGGGAAGCACACGGTGCAAGGGGAGCAGGAGTCCGAGAAACGGGATCGCCGGGATTCCGCCTTGTCCTTATTTCAGTTGTCACCTCTTTCAGACTACCCGCCGGAGCTGCCCTATGAAGAGTTCAATTTCTCGCGGAGTCTGGGGAAGAGGTCCGCTACGGATGCGTGCCTGTCGGACCATGAGCAGGACATGGAGGAAAAGAGGACGCATCGCAGGAATGTGTCGACACACAGCAGTGGCAGCCTTTGTAGCATTGGGATCGACTTTGCAACGCTTACAGGAGAAATAAAATCACAGACACGTCATACCAGCGACAGCATCGAGGGGGCCCCAGGAAGACACTCGAATCGACTGAGCCTCATTCCCGAGCGAGTATCCATGGGTGGACTTCCGCCtgagcagcaacagcactCGGAAGTGGACAATTCCCACCAGGAAGAGACAGACGTTAAAGACAATTcccaagagaaagaagagagtaCAGACTCAATTGAAAAGTCAATTCCTGACACGTCGGTTCCAGAAGCTGTGGCAACAGGCGACGTTGGCGCACAATTGATCGTCGAAGAATTGGATACCCAAACCAAAATCGCAAGCGATGAACTACTCATTTCTTCAGATACTGACGAAGACACTCCATCAGAGTCCGAAGAAGATGGTCTTGAGCTTGGCTCACCAACCCCAGTGAGATCTTCGAATCCTGTCATACCACCCACTCCAACCTCGCTTACGGACACGGTTGCACACAATGGGGTGACAAGCCACACTAAGACGGAAAAAGATGTCGAAGAAGTGCCGCGGACGCCTAAATCTGCGAGTGATGGCCACCCTGGAGCTAAAGGGACACCAAccaaggatgaggaagatgatgatccCGGCTCGCCAACGCCAGTGAGACCTACGAGACTTATTATCCCGCCGACTAAACCTTTGGCAAATGAAGACACGAAGAGCCCGTCGATGTCATCTAGCACAGATGTCGCTTATCCTGAAAGCGAATCCTTCCAGCATGTGACAAGTGAACCGGAGCTCGACTTGAATGATGGAATCCTCCTTGTCAGCAACCCTCCACAGGCCAATTACCTAACGTACAAAATATCGATAACCGTTTCAGTCTGCTTACAAAAAGGAAAGCTACATGGTTGGCATGACTTGGTCATACCCGGACTTCCTAGATTGAGGAATGGTGAGAGTGGCTATTTGATCTTTCTATTACCAGACAGCTGCGGCATGGAATTTCGTACCACGAACTTTCGCAGAAACAAATTTGTGGAGAATTGTTTCTTCGCCGAGTTTGCTATTTCAGGGGATCTCGTCATTCCGCTGCGTGTTTGTGATTTGAGATCTTACGGAATCGTCAAGGATTTCACCGTGGACTATGAACTCCTAACTGACCACGATGTATCGAATGGCAACAAAGTGAGCGTTGCCTACAATGCAGTATGCGAGCTAAAACTGCCTAATCGCCGTATCTGGGCTGATAAGTGCTGCTTCTTCCTCGATATTGAGGGGGGTCCTGAGGGCTTCTACCAATACGAGCTTGATCAACCCTGCACGAAATTTCCAATCATCTACCTGGCATCATGGGATAGGCCTGTAGGCGTAGCCCACGTCCAAATTACTTGTCCTCTAAAAATCCTGGAGATGTTCTGCATTACCTGGGATGTCAAAGACCTGACTCGACTGGAAACGAAGTGGATTCCACGGATCTATCCCGGATCAACTGGTGTTAACGGACAGGAGAGACAGTCTCTTCGAAAGAAGTTTGTCGATGCCCTCGGCGCAGCTAACTGCTATGAATTCGTGGAAGCTGAGTATGACGATACGGATGTGGAAGATTCTGATCCTGAGGTTTCCCTGCATTATGCGTTTTGGAATGATGATGCGTCCCAGGACAAAGAGGTTGACAAGATCTCGGGCGAAAAGGGTTCACCGAGGCTACAAGTCAAACTAAGCCCATTAGTGTTATGGCTGGTCATGGTTATTGTAGCCATGACTGTTACACTTATCCTCCGTGCTTTCGATCCAATGGGCCGGTCCTGGAGTATGGAGTCGACTGCAAATGCCACGCATGTGGGCGCTCGAAATGACCAAACCTATCATACCAACGCCAATGAAGAATACCACCTCTCAAACGACACTAGTGTTGATAATTCTCATGGGGATGGTCTGAGTGCGAACGGAACGCTGAACATCGACCAAGACAGTTCAGAGTATGAGGCACCCAATGAAGGAGAAAAGGCAGCATTGGAGACGTCATCAGCGCTTCGAGACTCAGATGTCAAGCCAGATGAATCCGATCAACCCGACTCTGGTGTCAAACCTGGTACCTCTGCAACTAAGCTTCCCTTTAGAGACAGGGTCGACTATCTGCTTGGATGGAAGGGACCTACATCCCAGTCGAGAGATGAGGTGTCGTAG